The genomic window AATGGCTTATATATGGACTAGCATGGACTGAGGTCTCTAGACACATCTCCGTGTAGGTTTATGTGCTCAATATGCCACAATATCTGCAACATACCTGATTACCTCTGAGAACTGTGATGCTGTGAACCTTTACTTTTTATtctattctttttttgttctgttttgattTGTCGGTTCTGAtttttgtttatctgtctgtttattgcattttttttggttgtttggtttggtacatatacatatattttctttttgtaagtGTGGAGAATGTGTTCTCTGTAAGTTAGGGAATAAGTTGGAAAAGAGGATGTAGATAAAGAGATTGTTTCTTTCATgaccttcattttttttattttgtatcatTATGATCTTCAactcaataaataaaatctagAATGGCTTCTATTTGATCACTGTTTTGCAAcaagggatgcatgatattatTGCTAATATCCGATATgccaatatataacaacttatttggttGATAATCAATACCAATATCGATATAACCACTTTTCTGGCCCCacctaattttattttttttccctcttctgtggtggaattaacatcattttatgcatgcatactcttatcgtggtggcccaccagcagatggagacatgaaacagaATACTTTTCAGtgcatgtaatattcattcatagtgcaaaataagaaaaagcatgttggcagATTCTACTAGTTTATTTTGAAGCTAATATTGTCCAATACCGATGATGTGCTGATAGTATCGTGCATCTCTATTTGTGATCAAGATAAAGAAGTACTTTATCTTGCACTTTATCAATCCCTCATGGGGAAATTCTTATTTTTCAAGGATATGCAAAGTGATAGGGCTGTCACATAAATCACACTCCAAGCAGTTAGGGGTTCAGCgctttgctcaagggcacaTCTCCCACTATAAGTCCACACTTGCACCAACAGGGACCGGGCTGGACTTAAACTGTCCAGCAACATTCAGTTACTATAAAAGTTGTGCTCTATGTTAAGAGAGTCATTTTGTCTTTAAGTTAAGTAttcttatttaatttaataattatttatttgaataaTGATATGGTATAACGATTTTGTTATTTAGAGTACGTGATCTGAATACTTTCTCTAACTCTGCACATTTCTTTCCACCTGAAGATGATGAATTCTTACCAGAAAACACCGCTACAGAGATCACAAACAAAAGGAAGGAAATCTAAAAGAAGAATGTGGAGAACAAACTCAGTTAGTTTGTGAGCTGAATTCAACAACAAGAAGCTGTATAACACAAGACACACCGTTGTTGTTGTCAAAATCTGTGTATTGGAAACAACATAAATGGTTGACGTCTGAGATGTAGATTTAGATGCCAAAGTCAAACACTGCAGCTGATAGACAGTGATGCTGACTCATTTGAATCTGGGCAGAAACTTTCACTGACTACTGATACATAAGagcaaaacacactttatcaATACACTGTAGTACATACaaagtatttattttatgtgataATTAAACACTGTGTCCGACACTGATTTAAACCTTTCAGTTAGCGGTTAGCCTGCTAGCCAACAGTtgagctaacagctagctaCTGAGAAGCTGTACAGTCATGTAATGCTaaagctagttagctagctagctcactGGCTAACCAAGCTAAAGAGGCGCTCGGTGTGTTTTATATTAACACACACAGGAGAATAATATCACACGTTAATATCTTTGCTCTAGTTACGACACAACATAAACTGACCTTTCTGATTACAGGAATCGATCTGACAATGCTTTCCAATGTCTAATTCAGCCATTAGATAGCAGCTAGTGAGCGGATGTCAACACGAACTTTGACCCCGGCAGTGAAACCACGTGAccgaggttttttttttctttctttttatgttttactccgatatatttatttttatttatctttttatttttgtgacatgattgattttttttaatgacgcTGTAATTATATATATTTGGACGCCTTTCACGAAACAAAAACAGGTTTATTAGTTTATTAGCCGACTTCAACCAAGAGAAAACAGGAGGAAGGGCGTCAGGTGTCATTACGTCACGCAGGTGGTGGCGGTGAAAGGTGTGGTGACAGGTACGTTCACTGGCTGGTTTGAACTGAAAAAGCACAAAGCCGTCGAGCTGGAAAATCTGCTCGTTAACACACCCGCCTCCAGAAACTCCGTGAGGTATCCAGGTAGAACCCGTGTACACTTAAGGTTGGCTACATACGCAGTTTACACCAAAAGGTGCCAAAAAATGAGCGGTTTCGCAAAATTATTCAAGGGGAGCTCGAGCTCCAAACACCACCGGTCGAAGGGAGGACCCTCACCCCAAGAGGCCATCCACAAACTCCGGGAAACAGAGGAAATGTTGACGAAGAAACAGGACTACCTGGAGAAAAGGATAGAGCAGGAACTTGCTATAGCCAAGAAGCATGGCACGAAAAACAAGCGAGGTATGAATTGTTTTCTAGCCTGAAAATAATCTGTGCACCTGTTTGCCTTTGACAGACTTTTATCATGTGCTCCAGGGCTTAAAATTGTTTTCTAAACTTTTCACTAGGATATATCACATTCCAACTCTTTACaagtattaaatattttaacataCTTTAAAGTACAATAAGGCCCTTAACGTCACAGCTACACATACTTCCCCATAAGGTATTTGGCCTAcagtgctttgtgtttttttaactaTCTTCCTGTGAGCAAGTTTGGTTTTGATTGTAGCAGCAAGTATAACAGGTTTATAACCAGTGACgctacaaacaaacataaaaacaaaaagaacagcATTTTATTAAACCTATAAGTTCATCTTTAGTGTTGCTGCTTTAGTTTTCAATGTGTTTCTCATGTGAAACCTTGAGGTGCTGCATTGCTGGCTGAATCACCTTAGACTAAAAATAAACATGGCCTTACAAAGGGAGGAACCTTATCTCTTTTGTTTGTGAACGCCCAGCACTATAAGTTCTCAACCAAAGAGCAGGTACCAGGAGAAAGGTGTGAGATTTACAAAAAGTCACACACTTCTACAATCTGTTTTTTATATCAGCTGCCCTGCAGGCCTTGAAGAGGAAGAAGCGCTTGGAGCAGCAGCTCACGCAGATCGATGGCACGCTCTCCACCATCGAGTTCcagagggaagctttggagaactcacacaccaacacagagGTCCTGAAGAACATGGGCTACGCTGCCAAGGCTATGAAGAAGGTCCACGACAACATGTGAGAACATGGcctcataaacaaacaaacaaagaaaaatggaTCAGGATTTTGTTAAAACTGCATCCTCTTACTGGGAAAGTGCACCATCAAGCCCTATGCCCTGGCATGATTGTGACACAGTTCATTTTGTATTACTGTTTTGaatgattataataatttatataCATAAAGCTATAATGTAAATCATCAAAATTAGATCAAAATGTTCAAATTCGGTTGTTGTCTTTTGGGATTTCTATCAGTATTAATACCAAAAGACAAAATCATTCATAAATTAAAGGGGGAAATAATCATTATCCCAATTTTCGGTGAAATAATCATTAGTGGCAGCCTTACAATTTATTGTTGGCCATCATTTTTGTATttgcataaaaatataaaaacatacaatttAGGGGGCtgttttaaagaaattccttcaGGCAAGGATGAAGTTTCGATTTGAGTTTACAGTGATGTTTAATCTTAAATCTTTCTCTTGCTTCATTTTCAGGGACATTAACAAGATAGACGATCTGATGCAGGATATCACAGAGCAGCAGGACGTGGCCCGAGAGATCAGTGAGGCCATCTCCGGACCTTTTGGCGAGGCATATGACGAGGTTGATACCTTTTTAGTTCCTCTATCAAAATCCGCTTTTACAGCATTCACTGTCTTCTTTCTTCAGGCTTTCTTTGTTGCACCTGCTAAACTATTTCCTGCTTTACAAGAATGCATCACTGtactttttgtgttttcttagGATGAGCTGCTGGCAGAGCTAGAAGAGCTGGAACAGGAGGACCTTGAGGAAAGCATGAAGAGTGTGGACGACCTACCCAGCGTGCCCAGTTCCAAACTGCCTTCAGCACGGCCCAGTCATCGCGCAAGTAAGTGCAACACATTATTGGATAATTTTATTTGATAGTGACACGGGGGAAGTGACAGGAAACGATGGGAGACAGTGACAGGgtacgacatgcagcaaaggtgctcaggcagacacaaacaaattatttttatcaATAACAAAATTGATCCTTGCAGCCTTTGACCATGATACATGTTTGATAATAATTTGATGGCATTTgactttttcttgttttcacagcaacCAAGAAAAGGGTTGAAGACGATGACGACATGCGTATGCTGGCTTCATGGGGAACTTAAGTGTAATAAGGCAGCCTTAATGGACTTAGCCAgatctcactctctctcttttgtagcttttatattaattttgaaGGTTTTTAGGGAAAATGAAGAgcattacattattttttttaaatgagcttTTTACTTATTGGCTTGTTTTGCCACTTTACatttactttatatttattgAGAAATTAGAAAATTAAAGTGAAGGAATCAAGATTTATGTGcccatgtttcttttctcgttttctgttttcctctcacAACACTGATCATTCTTATTCAGCCTGTACAGAATGCACTACTTTCATAGGCCTATTGAAGATGTAATAGGATAtgaatgtgatgtttttaacaCAGAGCAGAATGATTAACTGTATTTGCTGTAAATAAAGTGTGATTATGCATAATGATGTAAATATTGCTTTATCAACATTCAACAATAAAACAGTCGCCTACATTTTGTCTAATTCCTGTATTTACATCAGCTTGCAGTATTCCATCACTGAAAGTTATCAGATTCATTTGGATTACAAATGATACCTGCACATGTTGGACTTTTTATGGTTACATATTATTTACAAGTGGTgaatactgtattttttgaAGAAATTTTAATGAACTTACAGTTTCACTGGATTGCTAAGACATGCTTTATCAAACTGGGAACCATTTGATTTTCATCATCActgaacacagcacagcagaggTCTTCTCTTACAAATGTCTGAACATTTTTTCACTGGTTTCACACATTTTCACACcctttttgaaaacagaaagACCCAAAACTCCAGTAGACTAACTGtgtaaagaaaaggaaaacCTCTATTCACAGCTCACAGAAATAACTAATAGTTTTGAATCTGTAATGCACCTGTGTGAAACTCTTTTGCACAGTTTTTCAGTCAGCAGTCAGTTGTTATCCATCTATAAAAGATGTCACATCTGTGTTTAAATCAAAGAGGCCTGTGGcacataaaaatacacaataaaagaatgtaatagaataaaaaaaaacttcctttgtgtctttttttaacagtaccctatttaaaaagggcatcTCAAAAAAGTATGTGCTGGTGCAAAGTGCCTCTGTATGTTACCTGGAGTACAGTTATGAGAAAAGAATACCACTCCCTGTGATATGCTTGTCTGCCTTTTTGGCACATACCATAATTATGTAAAGTATCAACAAATGGCACAGGCatattaaacaaataaagtttgaactGGCTTATACTGGTAGCTGTATTTTGAATTCTGTTGGTCATTGTGTAATGAGTGATCTACGTAATATTCATTTGACCACAAGATGTGTTGACTGATGGAAGTATTTActtttgttgcatgtttttaatgttttgtgaatgTGAGAGCATTTTGCAAAGAAACGTGTAATTTTGGCCAGAGCCTGTAAGTTTAGGCCTGTGTGTGAACCGTTTAGATAATGTAACATCTGTGTGGACATATTTGTTCAACCAAATGagggaaaaacaacaatattaaGCTATACTTACAAATAACGACACAAAAGCTTCACTCTAATATGTAAGTGCAGCTTACATATTATAGCTTCACTCTAATATGTAAGTATAGCTTACATATTATAGCTTCACTCTAATATGTAAGCTATACTTACATATTAGAGTGAAGCTTTTGTGTCGTTATTTGACATCCGGCTTTCTtatcaggcttttattttgaaagatcaGACCGGAAGCGACGCATGTATATTCCGGTTAGTTTACCGCCTCTGTCGTTGCTTCACAGTAAGCAGGTAGGAGGAAGTCCTTGTCCAGCGAGCAGTAGCCGCCCAAAGACAAATAACATCTGAATAAAACCACAATAAGGAGTAAAACAGAGCATGGAAGCAAGTAAACCACTTCGGACGACAGGTAAGCCTTTAACTTTATTATCTACAACCGAAGTTAATTTACGTGTCGTCGTACAAATATGGGGAGTTTCCCTGGCTATTAAAACTAGCCAAAGTTAGCAAACTGTTTGCATGCTAAACATTAACCCTTAAACCGGGATATGACACGTTTCACACGTTACATGTCACGAGAGAGAAAGTTAGAAACATTCAATGAACGTTTGTGTTGTTATTACACTGTTATTAACTACGTATTACTCCTACATTTTcatacaaataaacaaagatGTTAGGATTAATTGATGAGAGATAAACTCGTTGCTTTTGCATATTAACGTTGACGTCACATTAGTAGCACTGCCCGCTCACGAGACGGATAAAAGTTTGATATTTAAGAAAAGTGGATAAGGCAGAATGACATCCGAAgtgcctaaataaataaactgggtTTTCAGAAGAGTATTATCATAATATATAgattaaatacacatttacaatATATAAGACAACAAGAACACCCATCCTTACATGTTTgaacatctgttttatttttcttgtactGATGAGATGAAACTATATTATTAGCCAAAAAAGGGTTGAAACTACaataaacattacattaaagtaAACTAATTATTAACATCACTTAATTAATTAGTTAGTTGATGATAGAAAAGTCATGGCTATAATTTATGATGATCAGTTCATAGATTAAGCCATTATTAAAGCAACAACACACATGAGCTTCTCTAATGGGAAGTCTGAGTGATCTGTGATAGTAAATAAAGTATCTTTGGGTTTAGGACTGTCTATTGGACATAACAAGCTATTTGAAAATGTTAATTTGGGGTTTGGGAAATTGTTTTGtgaatttttcattaatttttgaCGTGTTAAAAACCAAACAATGATGTGAGAAAATATCCAGCAAGTTATTTGATACcgaaaatgataataattagTGTATAAACTCTTGTTCAGACTCTatagtagggctgcaacgattagtcgactaatcgatgactaatcgactattctagtcgactaatcagtttgagtcatttttcatagaaaagtactataaaagtaccccaaaatactctcattgcagcttcttacattcagatattggcagctttacacactctcccatgacggtgaactaaagccctttggcgtgagtacgaaacaagacattagatgacatcattttggggtttgggagagacagactgacatttttcaacattttaacacatttttcgataaaatggtTAGTCGACTAAtagaagaaataatcgacagattagtcgacagtgaaaataatcgttagttgcagctctaataCTGAAATATATACATTGATTGACCACAGCTGGAGATGGCCCTGGAGCAGAAGAGGAGGCCAAAagggcagcagctgcagccaagGCAGCAATCCGCCTACCTGAAGTTCGTCTGGTGGTGCTGGGCTGGAGATGGCCAGGAAAGAGTCTGACTGCAAACACCATCATAGGCAAAGAGGAGTTTCATTTGGAGCGAGCAGCCGAGTTCTGtgtgaagagacagacagaggtgcAGGGGCGGCAAGTGACTGTGGTGGACACTCCAGGCTGGTACTCCACTCAGGATACTCCACCCTCCTATAAACAGGAGTTAGTAAGGGGAGCAACTCTTTGCCCTCCAGGTCCACACGCCTTCCTGCTTGTCATCCCTGTGGGCATGTTCACAGAGGTGGACCGTGCTCGCCTTGAGGAGCATGTGAACCTGTTTGGTGAGCATGTGTGGGAGCACACAATTGTGGTTTTCACCTGGGCAGATGTGTTGAAGACCATTTCCATCGAGAGGTACATTCGCAGGGAAGGcaaggagctgcagcaggtgctggaAAAGTGTAAGCGAAGGTACTTTGTCATTAACAACTGCATATTTGGGGAGCATCCCCAGGTGGGGTTCTTGATGGAGAGAGTGGAGAAGATGGTGGCAGAGGAAGGGGGCCACTACAACCCAGAGAaggtggagaaggagaagaaaccTCTGGATGAGAACCAGAATCCAGCCAGACAGGGGCAGGAGTTGGGGGCAATACCCAAACGGAACTCTGGGATGAGTTTGTCCAAAGCCATGGAAGTGGAGCAGCTTTCCAGTGAGTGATGCACTTATCTTCGCTTACAAGAAAGTCATACTAAGGTCTCAGATTGTTGTGAGTTTCTTTCTGTTATATTAAAAGTTACAATTGAAGATCATGAACCTCTCAGACAGCACAGTAATAATAGTGATATCACCGTCTTTTAGCTAAATGCATGTGAATTAAGACTGtattcatgtaaaatggagcCCTATTAATAATGCTCTGTGTTTGATTCTAGATTAACAAGACACTTGTGGCCGATGGATCCCAAAAACCACAACTAACGGAACATCTGCCTCACTGTCCTGACAGCTAAGCATCTTATTTGACAGGAAAGAAAAGGGTGACTGAAATTTCACCAAATGTACAAACCTGTTTGagttatttattgttttgatcagatatgttactgtgtgttttggttGTATTTGTTCCCGATTTTTATCGAAGGCCTTTGCCTCAAGCCTAAACGCCCTTTTTTCGTACTGCTCAAAGATTTATACTCCACTATTTGAACATGaaacaacatattttttctttaattcgGAAGATGGTCTATGGTTTGTGATAGTGTCTTGGGGGTTGTGTGATGGGAGggatttaatttaatctaaaaCAAGGAGGCACAAGCTGTTACATGTTCAATCCAAAGTGTACACTCCTTAGCTAGAAGAACTGCACTACTAAattgttattataatattatgTCAGTGACTGTTGAGGGAATTGCTTTTTTTAACAATTCCCATTTGTTGTGACCAAACTGTAAATTCTTTCCTCATGCTGCAATGTTTATAACACTCACAGTGCACAGTTATAAAGCACTGGGGCAGTTATTGATTTTGTGTGTCACCTTAAAGCAGTGATTATGTTTTCCTTAAATGCATCTTTTACGTATATATCATTTTGTGGCAGAGGGATTTGTTTAAAGCAAGGATGCATTACCTTGAAAGCTGCAACGATGAGTCAATGAATCGATTATTACCGTTTTATAATCAGTTAATAGTTTAAATCATTTATAACAATCAAAAATAGTAAATATTAACTTGTTCAGTATCTACTTTTCTTTGTTGAAAgtctgaaaataaatatatttgcctggacaaaacaagcattttAAGATGACCTATTTGGATTCAGGATACTCTTGatacatttaaaattaatttcttctgaccttttttttttagactaaatgatttatcaatcaatcaatcaatcgagAGGTCAGATGTGAAACAGTCGTGAAACTTACAACCATAAAAGACAGTAGAACACTGGTATTCAGCCTGGTGTCAAGTTACTTTGTAAGGAGACAGATATGTGTTTGGTGTAAAACTCTGAATGTAAACATGACTTTTAAAGGTCACCTTAAAGAGTTTTGTTTGTAGAAAAACAAGAATCTTGGTGAAAACTGGTGTAATCTTTGCCTTAGAGCAGGCTATACAAACAGTATGGTACTCTCCAACTCTTTGTTTGTCACGGTGTACTATTATTGGATAGAGTCAGCTGCTCTGGACAGACCCTCAACTCTTCTGAGGACATGTGTGACTGTTTTCTATAGGCCTTTGAGCGCTCACTGTACTAACCATTAGATGAATTAGGCAGTGCTGTGTCACCATCTGAGTGTCCCAGTCAAAGgaaacacacagtaacaaagGTTACATGCTGTAGTTGCCCCAGTTGAATCACTCCTGTCTCaccttttgtgtgtctgtgtttatggCGCCATTATAGGACTGACCTAGTTGTACAAAGCATAAATAGGTGGACCCAGCAGTGGATCCTTGCCTTGAACACATCTCTCTGCCGCAGATCAGTTCATGTGTACACATGGTTACCAATGTAGCTGTCTGTTTCACATGGGAATACTGCTAATTAAGTTTCAGTTACCCTGGTGAAATGCAGGTATAAATCAGGTTCTAGTAACAATGCTAGAGCGTCTGAGTTTCAATCCAGGATTTAAAACGACTGACTCAAAGCCTTTAATTATAGGAACGCTGTAGATACTGTTTCTGTAAAGAAGCTGACAGTCTTTTGCATGAATGTGTTGGTTCGAGAGTAGAAAGCAAACCCAATGCTGTATACTAAGATATCCACTATGGTTATATCACCCAGTGAGGTCAAATACAGACGTGTTTGTTGACACTTAGTTCTGAAATATGAGAAAGGAAACAGGTCTGCTGTAGATTAGTGCCTTAAGGACTCAGCATTactgacattttaacattttatttgggGTTTTGACAAAAGAAAAGGGTCATGAAAAAGTACTTTGAAGGTTATGTTAGGTATTTTTCATCCTGGGTGGTgttgtcccatgtttttgtgactAAAGCGGCCATCACATGATAAGAACAACACGCTTCGCTCACCGCCAGGTGCAGCGCAGAGGTCAGAGGTAAACTTGGTCaaagttcaaataatttcaactctaAGCGCAGCACTCGGGCGGGAAATCCGAGCGGTGCGCGATGCCAAGGGTAGCAGTGCCACTTTGTCAGGCGTTGCCgacctctccatagacaaacaatgggacagccagcgcaaagcggttttacagctgatcatgtgtagaggccttaaCTGACTAATGGTATTGAGTACTGAGCGAGACCGTCACAACCAAC from Epinephelus lanceolatus isolate andai-2023 chromosome 20, ASM4190304v1, whole genome shotgun sequence includes these protein-coding regions:
- the gimap4 gene encoding GTPase IMAP family member 4 isoform X1, whose product is MEASKPLRTTAGDGPGAEEEAKRAAAAAKAAIRLPEVRLVVLGWRWPGKSLTANTIIGKEEFHLERAAEFCVKRQTEVQGRQVTVVDTPGWYSTQDTPPSYKQELVRGATLCPPGPHAFLLVIPVGMFTEVDRARLEEHVNLFGEHVWEHTIVVFTWADVLKTISIERYIRREGKELQQVLEKCKRRYFVINNCIFGEHPQVGFLMERVEKMVAEEGGHYNPEKVEKEKKPLDENQNPARQGQELGAIPKRNSGMSLSKAMEVEQLSSE
- the gimap4 gene encoding GTPase IMAP family member 4 isoform X2, whose translation is MEASKPLRTTAGDGPGAEEEAKRAAAAAKAAIRLPEVRLVVLGWRWPGKSLTANTIIGKEEFHLERAAEFCVKRQTEVQGRQVTVVDTPGWYSTQDTPPSYKQELVRGATLCPPGPHAFLLVIPVGMFTEVDRARLEEHVNLFGEHVWEHTIVVFTWADVLKTISIERYIRREGKELQQVLEKCKRRYFVINNCIFGEHPQVGFLMERVEKMVAEEGGHYNPEKVEKEKKPLDENQNPARQGQELGAIPKRNSGMSLSKAMEVEQLSN
- the chmp4c gene encoding charged multivesicular body protein 4c — its product is MSGFAKLFKGSSSSKHHRSKGGPSPQEAIHKLRETEEMLTKKQDYLEKRIEQELAIAKKHGTKNKRAALQALKRKKRLEQQLTQIDGTLSTIEFQREALENSHTNTEVLKNMGYAAKAMKKVHDNMDINKIDDLMQDITEQQDVAREISEAISGPFGEAYDEDELLAELEELEQEDLEESMKSVDDLPSVPSSKLPSARPSHRATTKKRVEDDDDMRMLASWGT